The nucleotide window TCGAGCTGGCCAAGGAAGCCCTCAAGCGTGCTTCCTACAAGCTGCCGATCAAGACCACCATCGTTGTGAAGGAGGGTATGTAAATGCTGTCCAACAAGGAACTTCGTGAAATGGATGACGCAAAGCTGACCAAGACCCTGATGGATACCCGGCACGAGCTCTTCTCCATGCGTTTCAAGCATGCGACCGCTCAGCTGGAAAACACCCAGGCTCTCAGCGGCGCCAAAAAGACCATCGCCCGTATCCTGACCATTCAGCGGGAACGGCAGGGAGCGTAAGAAATGGCTGAGTATAAATTCAAAGGCAACAAGCGCGTGCTCACCGGCCTGGTGATCTCCGACAAGGCCGACAAGACCATCGTCGTCCGCGTCGAGACCCTGGTGAAGCATCCGCTGCTGAAGAAGTATATCCGCCGCCGCAAGAAGTTCATGGCCCATGATCCGGCCAATGACTGCGGTGTTGGCGATAAGGTGCAGATTGTCGAATCGAGGCCCATGTCCCGGCGTAAGCGCTGGCACCTGGTGCAGATCCTCGAAAAGGCCGTCTAGGGTTTAGGAGGATATCAGTATGATTCAGGTAGAATCCAACCTCGACGTGGCCGACAACTCCGGGGCCAAGAAGGTCCAGTGCATCAAGGTGCTTGGAGGCTCCAAGCGCCGTTATGCCGGCGTCGGCGATATCATCGTTGTGTCCATCAAGGAAGCCATGCCTCACTCCAAGGTGAAGAAGGGTTCCGTGATGAAGGCCGTTATTGTTCGGACCAAGAAGGAAATCGGCCGCGCCGATG belongs to Pseudodesulfovibrio portus and includes:
- the rpmC gene encoding 50S ribosomal protein L29, giving the protein MSNKELREMDDAKLTKTLMDTRHELFSMRFKHATAQLENTQALSGAKKTIARILTIQRERQGA
- the rpsQ gene encoding 30S ribosomal protein S17, giving the protein MAEYKFKGNKRVLTGLVISDKADKTIVVRVETLVKHPLLKKYIRRRKKFMAHDPANDCGVGDKVQIVESRPMSRRKRWHLVQILEKAV
- the rplN gene encoding 50S ribosomal protein L14, whose translation is MIQVESNLDVADNSGAKKVQCIKVLGGSKRRYAGVGDIIVVSIKEAMPHSKVKKGSVMKAVIVRTKKEIGRADGSYIKFDNNSAVLLNTNMEPVGTRIFGPVARELRGAGFMKIVSLAPEVL